A region from the Rosa rugosa chromosome 6, drRosRugo1.1, whole genome shotgun sequence genome encodes:
- the LOC133717868 gene encoding uncharacterized protein LOC133717868 isoform X1: protein MGSVALNFVGGIPFQGLYDVVKVAVHKSTKFKTDLINLEFTLRCLESRTLEQIGENNVRLNLPTNTVVELEKKMKEGKALVSKLSELSMWNIHIWGNCCNCIGPDYAKQLGELNSFLWSLVESLRLEQMRNITELVCLARNFKDRQDDMEKRQAEMEEKVDDILRGQQEIYAILIKQQDTVQRLVPNSMQQAPSSSRIGAANPTLRVVFRQLVNVVIQAKTENMMFERLLDAFKSTLYCLQPLIEEVAEHGRVVHLPEQEVEKFIIQIRNGVELVHKCSKVRKHANYRKYKFTDKIFNLEEYLFRLFIELKGQVERNMKEAIDSANNIEMAIKKIEDEDLCDVQLPELLSTAVGFDVLNMQGLRDVTEETLLDSASVKEEGVEQTEGLSDVLPELLSPADGLDVLNMQGSLDLITPNIQVVVTESEEIEVIDNSTRNVQEEEEEVELGHSTPSFHHNPQFNSMLEGPSYLVSKQLPSSSEQESQAKQDHHLLVQHSQTKWKSEAQQQSYTSKLLQAHNQVSVEPRSQSFSSTCPPPRRGRALRGAAKGRTRWSRDSSERESQAKQDHHLLVQHSQTKWKSEAQQQSYTSKLLQALNQVSVGPRSQSFSSTCPPPRRARAVREAADRVLAEAAKGRTLWSRAILTNRLKLKFRQRFSVFRLKKQKFSVFPLKWKGLPALQRKVRVLGGLVPGCRKQPLPVILEEATDYIAALEMQVRAMSQLTQLLSVSGSTSGAGGSGSSPPPS, encoded by the coding sequence ATGGGGTCCGTGGCTCTAAACTTTGTTGGAGGAATTCCTTTCCAAGGGCTATATGATGTAGTTAAGGTGGCCGTTCACAAAAGTACAAAGTTCAAAACTGACCTCATAAATCTTGAATTCACACTACGTTGTCTAGAGTCACGGACGCTTGAGCAGATAGGAGAAAATAACGTTCGACTAAATCTCCCAACCAATACAGTAGTAGagcttgaaaaaaaaatgaaagagggTAAAGCACTTGTGAGTAAGTTATCCGAGCTTAGCATGTGGAACATCCACATTTGGGGCAATTGCTGCAACTGCATAGGGCCTGATTACGCGAAACAACTTGGTGAATTGAATAGTTTTCTTTGGAGCCTGGTAGAATCACTACGGCTGGAGCAAATGAGGAATATAACCGAGCTCGTATGTTTGGCAAGAAACTTCAAAGACAGACAAGATGATATGGAGAAAAGACAAGCTGAAATGGAGGAAAAAGTAGATGATATATTGAGGGGGCAGCAGGAAATCTATGCTATATTGATAAAGCAGCAGGACACAGTACAGAGACTTGTTCCTAATAGCATGCAACAAGCTCCATCATCAAGCAGAATAGGGGCTGCTAATCCTACTCTAAGAGTAGTATTCCGACAGTTGGTTAATGTTGTCATACAAGCGAAAACCGAGAACATGATGTTTGAACGCCTCCTCGACGCATTCAAATCCACACTCTACTGCTTACAACCACTGATAGAAGAGGTAGCAGAACATGGCAGGGTAGTGCATCTTCCAGAGCAAGAAGTGGAAAAGTTTATTATACAAATAAGGAATGGTGTAGAGCTTGTTCACAAATGCTCCAAGGTTCGCAAGCATGCAAACTACAGGAAGTATAAATTCACtgacaaaattttcaatttggaGGAGTATCTTTTCAGGCTCTTCATTGAACTCAAAGGGCAGGTAGAAAGGAATATGAAGGAGGCCATTGATTCTGCAAACAATATAGAGATGGCGATCAAGaaaattgaagatgaagatttATGTGACGTGCAGCTGCCTGAACTTCTTTCAACTGCAGTTGGATTTGATGTGCTCAATATGCAGGGACTAAGAGATGTAACTGAGGAGACTTTGTTGGACTCGGCAAGTGTTAAAGAGGAGGGAGTCGAGCAAACTGAAGGTTTATCTGACGTGCTGCCTGAGCTCCTTTCACCTGCAGATGGATTGGATGTACTGAACATGCAGGGATCATTGGATCTTATTACCCCAAATATCCAAGTGGTGGTCACAGAATCGGAAGAAATAGAGGTCATTGATAATTCAACAAGGAATgtgcaggaagaagaagaagaagtagagcTGGGGCACTCAACGCCTTCTTTTCACCATAATCCCCAATTCAACAGCATGTTGGAAGGTCCTTCCTATCTTGTTTCAAAGCAGCTTCCAAGCTCCAGTGAGCAAGAGAGTCAAGCCAAACAGGACCACCACCTTCTCGTTCAACACTCCCAAACCAAATGGAAATCCGAAGCCCAGCAGCAAAGTTACACCTCCAAATTGCTCCAGGCGCACAATCAGGTTTCCGTTGAGCCCAGGAGCCAATCATTCTCCTCCACGTGTCCTCCTCCCCGCCGGGGCCGAGCCCTCCGTGGGGCCGCCAAGGGGAGGACCCGCTGGAGCCGGGACTCCAGTGAGCGAGAGAGTCAGGCCAAACAGGACCACCACCTTCTCGTTCAACACTCCCAAACCAAATGGAAATCCGAAGCCCAGCAGCAAAGTTACACCTCCAAATTGCTCCAGGCGCTCAATCAGGTTTCCGTTGGGCCCAGGAGCCAATCATTCTCCTCCACGTGTCCTCCTCCCCGCCGGGCCCGAGCCGTCCGTGAGGCCGCCGACCGGGTCCTGGCCGAGGCCGCCAAGGGGAGGACCCTCTGGAGCCGGGCCATTCTCACCAACCGGCTCAAGCTCAAGTTCCGGCAGAGGTTCAGCGTTTTCCGGTTGAAGAAGCAGAAGTTCAGCGTTTTCCCGTTAAAGTGGAAGGGCTTACCGGCTCTGCAGAGGAAGGTCCGGGTGCTCGGCGGGTTGGTTCCCGGTTGCCGGAAGCAGCCGCTGCCGGTGATTCTAGAAGAGGCTACTGATTATATTGCGGCGTTGGAGATGCAGGTCCGAGCCATGAGCCAGCTCACGCAGCTGCTTTCAGTCTCCGGTTCGACTTCCGGCGCCGGCGGATCAGGTTCTTCGCCGCCGCCCAG